Proteins encoded within one genomic window of Acidithiobacillus sp. AMEEHan:
- a CDS encoding ATP-binding protein produces the protein MLRLPGGPDQQRRIPFAPFRTIGILLVQFVVFALLLLGVLLVHTNQDLAKLKTYTANTIRIAQINHDCSLAWSQHGAQAAMQVAANELQDLPPDFAVEDGGPLPEHLRALALRGDPADLPKVFADLSTWNLAAHKHGGGLVLAAGHDSRYTLIGSVIALIAFMIFVIVTLIFFRTRILSPLRRLQAAMSSLELGGFQRVGEGRADPGIVPLLHFYNQMVGRLEELERQRRRYLQDLQQEVHEAASTLMAQQAAMTRSERMAAVGEAAAAFAHELRNPLAGLQVGCANIRREIDDPELDARLALMEEELRRVSRLLDQQLRGARQAGESGQWVHPGEVVEALLNLLHYQLPVEIRLRLDVAPDLGACLLPVDQFRQALLNLVLNARQALDAQAGEITVSLSRSPGGQIRLVVGDDGPGFPAHLLRDGIRPFASAREHGTGLGLAMVRRFVRSLGGEVQLANRPQGGAEVTLLIPCPAQVKEDSRG, from the coding sequence ATGTTGCGTTTGCCCGGCGGCCCAGATCAACAGCGACGGATCCCTTTTGCCCCTTTCCGCACGATTGGCATTCTGCTGGTCCAATTCGTGGTCTTTGCCCTGTTGCTGCTCGGCGTGCTGCTGGTGCATACCAACCAGGACCTGGCAAAACTGAAAACCTACACCGCGAACACGATCCGCATCGCCCAAATCAACCATGACTGCAGCCTGGCATGGAGCCAACACGGCGCCCAAGCAGCGATGCAGGTAGCTGCCAACGAACTGCAAGATCTGCCACCTGATTTTGCAGTCGAGGATGGTGGACCGCTACCGGAGCATTTGCGGGCGCTGGCGCTGCGGGGAGATCCGGCTGACCTGCCGAAGGTTTTTGCCGATCTCAGTACCTGGAATCTTGCTGCGCACAAGCACGGGGGTGGCCTGGTTCTTGCCGCCGGACATGACTCGCGCTACACCCTGATCGGCTCGGTGATTGCCCTGATCGCCTTCATGATCTTTGTCATCGTCACGCTGATCTTTTTCCGTACCCGCATCCTCAGTCCATTGCGACGTTTACAGGCGGCCATGAGCTCCCTCGAGTTGGGCGGTTTCCAACGGGTGGGAGAGGGGCGCGCCGACCCGGGCATCGTTCCTCTGCTGCACTTTTACAACCAAATGGTGGGGCGCCTGGAGGAGCTGGAACGGCAACGCCGCCGCTACTTGCAAGATCTGCAACAGGAAGTGCACGAGGCAGCCAGCACCTTGATGGCGCAGCAAGCCGCAATGACCCGTTCCGAGCGTATGGCAGCGGTGGGTGAGGCGGCCGCAGCTTTTGCCCATGAATTGCGTAACCCATTGGCTGGGCTGCAGGTTGGCTGTGCCAACATTCGTCGGGAAATCGACGATCCCGAACTGGATGCCAGACTGGCGTTAATGGAAGAGGAGCTGCGGCGGGTCAGCCGCCTCCTCGATCAACAGCTGCGCGGTGCCCGGCAGGCAGGCGAGTCTGGGCAATGGGTGCATCCTGGTGAGGTCGTGGAAGCATTACTGAACCTGCTGCATTATCAGTTACCGGTGGAGATCCGCTTGCGCCTGGACGTTGCGCCCGATCTGGGGGCATGTCTTCTCCCGGTCGATCAGTTCCGGCAAGCATTGCTCAATCTGGTGCTCAATGCCCGCCAGGCCTTGGATGCCCAGGCCGGGGAGATCACCGTATCACTCTCGCGTAGCCCAGGCGGTCAGATCCGCCTGGTGGTAGGCGACGATGGACCGGGGTTTCCCGCCCACCTCCTGCGTGATGGCATCCGCCCCTTTGCCAGTGCACGCGAGCATGGCACCGGCCTGGGGCTGGCCATGGTACGGCGCTTCGTGCGCAGCCTGGGAG
- a CDS encoding NAD(P)H-dependent glycerol-3-phosphate dehydrogenase → MVVRTVLGAGHWGTALAVTLARRGGQVRLWGRSLGASALGSTALPHFPQIPRPENLLLTPDWQKAVQGSQELVIALPSHAVRDALRKLRPVLPGEVSLTLASKGLERDSQARLDEVFAQEMPEWSWGVLSGPSFASDLACGRPLAMTLASYSPRYLDTRVPAWRSEQLRIYPSQDVAGVCLAGAIKNVLAIAAGISDGLGNGDSARAALITRGLAELLRLGVALGGQADTFFGLAGAGDLILTASSDLSRNRRLGLGIGAGKSPELALQELGEEVEGWRSSHALYHLALARGIEMPIVTEVYRVLYAGRSAADASRALMQRGQGEAN, encoded by the coding sequence ATGGTGGTGCGGACGGTGCTCGGGGCTGGCCATTGGGGCACGGCCCTCGCCGTTACCCTGGCGCGTCGCGGTGGCCAGGTGCGCCTGTGGGGCCGATCGCTGGGTGCTTCGGCTCTCGGCTCCACGGCTCTGCCCCATTTTCCGCAGATTCCTCGCCCTGAGAATCTGCTCCTTACCCCTGATTGGCAAAAGGCCGTGCAGGGTAGTCAGGAGCTGGTGATTGCCCTTCCCAGTCATGCGGTACGCGATGCCTTGCGCAAGCTGCGCCCTGTGCTGCCTGGAGAGGTTTCGCTGACGCTGGCGAGCAAAGGGCTGGAGCGCGATAGCCAGGCCCGCTTGGATGAGGTCTTCGCCCAGGAAATGCCGGAATGGTCCTGGGGGGTTCTTTCCGGCCCCAGCTTTGCGAGCGATCTCGCCTGTGGCAGGCCGCTTGCCATGACCCTGGCTAGCTATTCCCCCCGCTATCTGGATACCAGGGTTCCGGCATGGCGTTCCGAGCAGTTGCGCATCTATCCGAGCCAGGATGTTGCCGGTGTCTGTCTGGCCGGTGCCATCAAAAACGTTCTGGCCATCGCCGCCGGGATTTCCGATGGGCTGGGGAATGGTGACAGTGCCCGCGCGGCGCTGATCACCCGTGGTCTGGCAGAGCTACTTCGCCTCGGGGTGGCCCTGGGTGGTCAGGCCGATACCTTTTTTGGACTGGCTGGCGCGGGCGATCTGATTCTCACGGCGAGCAGTGATCTCTCGCGGAACCGGCGGCTGGGCCTGGGTATTGGTGCGGGGAAATCGCCGGAGCTGGCGTTGCAGGAGCTCGGCGAAGAGGTAGAAGGATGGCGCAGCAGTCATGCCCTGTATCATCTGGCGCTGGCGCGGGGGATCGAGATGCCCATCGTCACCGAAGTATACCGCGTCCTTTATGCTGGACGCTCCGCCGCAGACGCTTCCCGTGCCCTGATGCAACGCGGGCAGGGTGAGGCCAACTGA
- a CDS encoding DsrE family protein, giving the protein MQPPEQAMQWTVLIRSAEGSASNPVLHALRTAIAALADDIQVKVFFLEAALAVLRSEALASHAVYHDLLEEIRELGGEIHAIALPTDPDAPFLPGVKIGNMATLVRSMKSSDQVISF; this is encoded by the coding sequence ATGCAACCACCCGAACAAGCTATGCAGTGGACGGTATTGATCCGTTCTGCCGAAGGCAGCGCGAGTAACCCGGTACTACACGCCCTGCGAACCGCCATCGCTGCCCTTGCCGACGACATTCAAGTCAAAGTTTTCTTTCTGGAGGCGGCGCTTGCAGTCCTGCGTTCCGAGGCCCTTGCTTCGCACGCGGTATATCACGATCTGCTGGAAGAGATCCGTGAGCTCGGCGGCGAAATCCATGCTATCGCTCTCCCTACCGATCCTGACGCCCCCTTCCTGCCAGGCGTAAAGATTGGCAATATGGCGACTCTCGTGCGCAGCATGAAAAGCAGCGATCAGGTGATCAGTTTTTGA
- the secB gene encoding protein-export chaperone SecB has product MAEQEPVFMIERIYVKDLSFESPNAPQSFTMAEAPSVDVGLNTETHEVPGSPDLIEVVLTVTVNAKSSESTYFAVEVQQGGLFRLQNIPAEHQPILLAVHCPTILFPYAREAVADLVGRGGFQPLHLHPVNFEALYQQAQLEQSQHTTQ; this is encoded by the coding sequence ATGGCAGAGCAAGAACCAGTATTCATGATCGAGCGGATTTACGTGAAGGACCTTTCTTTCGAATCGCCCAATGCACCGCAGAGCTTCACCATGGCAGAGGCCCCTTCCGTGGACGTTGGCCTGAATACAGAAACCCATGAGGTGCCCGGATCGCCTGATCTGATCGAGGTAGTGTTGACGGTTACCGTGAATGCCAAGAGTTCTGAGAGCACCTATTTTGCCGTCGAGGTACAGCAGGGCGGTCTCTTCCGCTTGCAGAACATCCCTGCGGAGCACCAGCCGATCCTTCTCGCCGTGCATTGCCCGACGATCCTCTTTCCCTATGCCCGCGAGGCAGTGGCGGATCTCGTGGGCCGCGGCGGGTTCCAGCCACTGCATCTGCACCCGGTAAATTTCGAAGCGCTCTATCAGCAAGCGCAGCTCGAACAAAGTCAGCACACCACGCAGTAA